The following coding sequences are from one uncultured Desulfobacter sp. window:
- a CDS encoding ABC transporter substrate binding protein, with amino-acid sequence MIKIEKKLKAKSFFIVAGLVLFIGIQTTAAQAKNIGVAWVGKSGMSNRVVSGFDEKLRELSPSIQIEYRKELGSFEEFETVVRQWEAEKDGMVLLRSNAVKWLAKNKTGIATFIGGCNHPRILGLKNMKGITGVTYHLSKASQYGVFQSIVPHFTSMVLLLEKGHPGSLVDQKETQQAVAGKNIQYNDAFLGSKEEVLETVAKYRGKVSAIVLGNQALIFDNGQAIVAAAGDTPILSYNKNPVKNGALVGFSPDDVKLGKMLAQSVEEVVVKGKDINKVPLKRDPDPGLFINRTTLERFGYTLPKKFAQRAVFFD; translated from the coding sequence ATGATCAAAATTGAAAAAAAGTTGAAGGCGAAAAGTTTTTTTATCGTGGCGGGATTGGTTCTTTTTATCGGCATCCAAACGACGGCGGCCCAGGCAAAAAATATCGGCGTAGCCTGGGTCGGCAAATCCGGCATGTCAAACCGGGTTGTGAGCGGATTTGACGAAAAACTGCGCGAACTTTCTCCGTCGATCCAAATTGAATACCGTAAGGAACTGGGATCATTCGAGGAGTTTGAAACCGTTGTCCGGCAATGGGAAGCCGAGAAAGACGGGATGGTGCTGCTCAGATCCAACGCGGTTAAATGGCTGGCAAAGAACAAGACCGGCATTGCGACCTTTATCGGCGGATGCAATCATCCTCGAATATTGGGGCTTAAGAATATGAAGGGGATTACCGGGGTGACCTACCACCTGTCAAAGGCGTCCCAGTACGGGGTGTTCCAGTCCATTGTCCCGCATTTCACCTCCATGGTGCTCCTCCTTGAAAAAGGCCACCCCGGCTCGCTGGTGGACCAAAAGGAGACCCAACAGGCTGTGGCCGGTAAAAATATTCAATATAACGACGCCTTTCTTGGGAGCAAAGAAGAGGTGTTGGAAACTGTGGCAAAATATAGAGGCAAGGTGTCGGCCATTGTTTTGGGCAATCAGGCCCTGATTTTTGACAATGGCCAGGCAATTGTGGCAGCCGCAGGAGATACCCCGATTCTATCTTACAATAAAAATCCGGTTAAAAATGGCGCCCTGGTCGGATTCTCTCCGGATGACGTAAAGCTTGGAAAAATGCTTGCCCAGTCCGTGGAGGAGGTGGTGGTTAAAGGCAAAGATATAAATAAAGTTCCGTTGAAACGTGATCCGGATCCGGGCCTGTTTATAAACCGGACAACCCTTGAACGATTCGGCTACACACTTCCGAAAAAATTTGCCCAAAGGGCTGTATTTTTTGATTAG
- a CDS encoding cyclic nucleotide-binding domain-containing protein — MQQKPNLSQFPFFSDVSREYFVEIEAFSHIKTYDKGDIIFQSQEPAEHLYGLIQGDVDLLILFTDKILTKDIKYEDYISTQVENVEKQVKVDEIKQNEIFGWSAFVEPGKMTSTACCAQASQILLIPADKLKSLCGNDPELGYLLSTRISAIIAQRLESRTQKLVRTWCELYEADHISSV; from the coding sequence ATGCAGCAAAAGCCGAATTTATCACAGTTTCCCTTTTTTTCGGATGTTTCCAGGGAGTATTTTGTAGAAATTGAGGCGTTTAGCCATATTAAAACCTATGACAAAGGAGACATAATTTTTCAAAGCCAGGAACCTGCAGAGCATCTGTACGGCTTGATTCAGGGTGATGTTGACTTGCTTATTCTGTTCACGGATAAAATCCTTACCAAGGATATCAAATATGAAGATTACATTTCCACCCAGGTCGAGAATGTTGAAAAGCAGGTTAAGGTTGACGAAATAAAGCAAAATGAAATTTTCGGGTGGTCGGCCTTTGTGGAGCCGGGGAAAATGACATCAACAGCGTGTTGTGCCCAGGCAAGCCAAATTCTCTTGATACCGGCTGACAAACTCAAATCGTTGTGTGGCAATGATCCGGAACTGGGATATCTGCTGAGTACAAGGATTTCAGCCATCATTGCCCAAAGGCTGGAAAGCAGGACCCAAAAGTTGGTCAGGACCTGGTGCGAACTCTATGAAGCAGATCACATCAGTTCTGTATAA
- a CDS encoding chemotaxis protein, with protein MSEQGILLESGTNELELLAVLINDQPFGINVAKVQSIQQYNHKSLATLPNKVPGVLGMLLYRDKTIPVMDLAQILEIEETIEYEREIVVVTEFNNSVNGFKVNGVRRIYRISWKDLVPLDQTIGDTNYFTGSVSIEGDQILVVDLEHILSNIFPDLIIEDVSEENLQKNKSITRDELQIVFTDDSSTIRKGVSRALKSAGFSNITEFENGLQTLRHLETDFGNGEQDLSKVVLISDIEMPQMDGLTLCKNVKHNPNLKNIFTIMFSSLINKQMIAKCNAVKADNYVTKPETNQLIQLLDELCIGSADQNY; from the coding sequence ATGAGTGAGCAGGGGATACTGCTTGAGTCAGGAACCAACGAACTGGAGCTGCTTGCTGTGCTGATAAATGACCAGCCTTTCGGGATTAACGTTGCCAAGGTCCAGTCCATTCAACAATATAATCATAAATCACTGGCCACGCTGCCCAATAAGGTGCCGGGCGTACTTGGCATGCTGCTTTACAGGGATAAAACGATTCCTGTAATGGACTTGGCACAGATACTTGAGATTGAGGAAACCATTGAATATGAAAGAGAGATCGTTGTTGTCACTGAATTTAATAACTCTGTAAATGGATTTAAAGTTAACGGTGTAAGACGTATATATCGGATATCCTGGAAAGACCTGGTACCACTCGATCAGACCATCGGGGATACAAATTATTTTACGGGTTCGGTGAGCATTGAAGGGGATCAAATATTGGTTGTTGATCTTGAGCATATTCTATCCAATATTTTTCCGGATCTTATCATTGAAGATGTCAGTGAGGAAAACCTTCAAAAAAATAAAAGTATTACAAGGGATGAACTCCAAATTGTTTTTACAGATGACTCATCCACCATACGAAAGGGTGTGTCACGTGCACTGAAATCAGCCGGATTCTCAAACATTACGGAATTTGAAAATGGTCTTCAAACCCTTCGACATTTAGAGACTGACTTTGGAAACGGTGAACAGGACTTAAGTAAAGTTGTTCTTATCAGTGACATAGAGATGCCCCAAATGGACGGACTGACATTATGTAAAAATGTGAAACATAATCCAAACCTCAAAAACATTTTTACCATCATGTTTTCAAGTTTAATTAACAAACAGATGATTGCCAAGTGTAATGCCGTAAAAGCTGATAATTATGTCACCAAACCGGAAACCAACCAACTGATTCAATTGCTGGATGAACTGTGTATCGGTTCTGCAGATCAAAATTATTGA
- a CDS encoding DUF4338 domain-containing protein: protein MQIKQQTFCGRKFTGKEIALIQEVVATCGGLSRRELAHTVCELLEWKRPNDRLKVRECSDFLELLEAKGALTLPEKKQQTKIVFHKSIPQTPCKQPHSTLRGSVEEFTPLEIQRVQNREQRDLFKELIGRHHYLGYAMPFGARLQYLIYVNRPHREIVGCIQFSSPAWRMRARDEWIGWTDERRKVALQKVVNNSRFLILAPIQNLASMILSCSLRELRDDWEQQYGLKPMLVETFVDRQQFHGGCYRASTWIELGKTTGRGRMDRFGKRHGADVKTILVYPLEKDAVHQLREGI, encoded by the coding sequence ATGCAAATCAAGCAACAAACCTTTTGTGGTCGAAAGTTTACCGGTAAAGAAATCGCATTAATCCAGGAAGTCGTTGCTACCTGTGGAGGCCTTAGCCGACGAGAACTGGCACATACCGTATGCGAACTTCTGGAATGGAAACGCCCTAATGATCGGCTAAAAGTCCGGGAATGTAGTGATTTTTTGGAGCTTTTAGAGGCCAAGGGAGCTCTAACCCTTCCTGAAAAGAAACAACAAACAAAGATCGTTTTTCACAAGAGTATTCCCCAAACACCCTGTAAGCAACCCCACAGCACTTTGCGTGGCAGCGTAGAAGAATTTACACCTCTTGAGATACAGCGGGTTCAGAATCGAGAGCAGAGGGATCTGTTTAAGGAACTCATCGGTCGCCATCATTACCTGGGATATGCAATGCCTTTTGGCGCCAGATTGCAGTATCTGATTTATGTAAACCGTCCCCATCGAGAAATTGTGGGGTGCATCCAGTTCTCAAGCCCTGCCTGGCGGATGCGTGCTCGCGATGAATGGATCGGTTGGACAGATGAAAGGCGTAAGGTCGCTCTACAAAAGGTGGTGAACAACAGCCGTTTTCTGATCCTTGCTCCCATCCAAAATTTAGCGAGCATGATACTGTCATGTAGTCTCCGGGAACTCAGAGATGATTGGGAACAGCAGTATGGTCTTAAACCCATGCTGGTAGAGACATTTGTGGATCGACAACAATTCCACGGTGGCTGTTATCGGGCATCGACCTGGATTGAGTTGGGGAAAACCACTGGTCGTGGGCGCATGGACCGATTCGGCAAACGTCATGGCGCTGATGTAAAAACCATATTAGTATATCCACTGGAAAAAGATGCTGTTCACCAACTCAGGGAGGGGATATGA
- a CDS encoding ISKra4 family transposase, translating into MNPAVSLSAVEHLPSPVIDPGQKCYDDIVNFLNSKENHSVKLSDLEQELEKRGRELMRILLQEHLDKLGPSHCEEPVCGADGIVRPKVRPQDRKIETVFGTVSESRAGYGNKGVASLHPLDARLNLPPELYSLELRRRVAENASKSSFDETVETIKKTTGADIPKRQVEELTQRAARDFDAFYEIRQCSPADETVTGPILVITTDGKGVVMHEQDLREQTRKAARKRKPQMESRLSKGEKKNAKRMATVAAVYTIDTFKRTPQDLLPGNDKSNTKTSPHPEQKRVWASLEKSAEQVIASAFSEASHRDPNHEKHWVALVDGENQQLRILKRMAKRQNVALTIIVDIIHVIEYLWKAGRAFHPKSGPELEKWVQYRLAKVLDGKAGLMAGGMRRSATLKKFTDKQRKPVEACATYLKNKAPYLEYHHYLDLGLPIATGVIEGACRHLVKDRMDITGAKWRLSSAEAVLRLRALRSSNDFDEYWNFHEACEYERNHRALYQHGEVPATKLPKPSPKRRGHLKVIK; encoded by the coding sequence ATGAATCCAGCGGTTTCCCTTTCTGCTGTGGAGCATTTACCTTCCCCCGTCATTGATCCGGGGCAAAAATGCTATGATGATATTGTCAATTTTCTTAATTCCAAGGAGAATCATTCAGTGAAACTCAGTGATTTGGAACAAGAACTTGAAAAACGAGGACGTGAGCTGATGCGCATCCTGCTTCAGGAACATTTAGACAAGCTCGGTCCCAGTCATTGTGAAGAGCCGGTCTGTGGAGCCGATGGCATTGTTCGACCGAAAGTGAGGCCACAGGATCGAAAAATCGAAACCGTATTTGGAACGGTATCGGAAAGTCGTGCCGGATATGGAAACAAGGGCGTGGCAAGTTTGCACCCGTTGGATGCCCGATTGAATCTTCCCCCAGAACTTTATTCCCTCGAACTTCGTCGCCGTGTGGCTGAAAACGCTTCAAAGAGTTCTTTTGACGAGACTGTCGAAACGATCAAGAAAACCACTGGAGCCGATATTCCCAAACGTCAGGTAGAAGAGTTAACACAGCGAGCAGCTCGGGATTTTGACGCATTTTATGAAATACGGCAATGCAGCCCGGCGGATGAGACAGTTACTGGTCCAATACTGGTAATCACCACCGATGGTAAGGGCGTGGTAATGCATGAGCAGGACCTGCGGGAACAAACCCGGAAAGCTGCCCGGAAACGAAAGCCTCAGATGGAAAGCCGGCTATCCAAAGGGGAAAAGAAAAATGCCAAGCGAATGGCAACCGTTGCCGCTGTATATACTATAGATACGTTTAAACGTACGCCCCAAGACTTGCTTCCGGGGAATGACAAGTCGAATACAAAAACAAGCCCTCACCCGGAACAAAAGCGTGTATGGGCAAGCCTTGAAAAATCAGCCGAGCAGGTCATTGCATCGGCCTTTTCTGAGGCCTCCCACCGTGATCCCAACCACGAAAAACATTGGGTTGCCTTAGTGGACGGCGAAAATCAACAACTACGAATCCTGAAACGTATGGCCAAAAGACAAAATGTGGCCCTTACGATCATTGTTGATATTATTCATGTTATTGAATACCTCTGGAAAGCTGGCAGGGCATTTCATCCCAAATCCGGCCCGGAGCTTGAAAAATGGGTCCAGTACCGCTTGGCTAAAGTACTCGATGGCAAGGCCGGATTGATGGCAGGGGGGATGCGTAGAAGTGCTACATTAAAAAAATTTACAGACAAACAACGTAAACCTGTAGAAGCCTGCGCAACGTATTTGAAAAATAAAGCACCGTACCTTGAATACCATCATTATCTTGACCTTGGCCTCCCTATTGCCACAGGAGTTATTGAGGGCGCATGTCGTCATCTTGTAAAGGACCGAATGGATATAACTGGTGCCAAATGGCGGTTGTCCAGTGCTGAAGCAGTGTTGCGTCTGCGTGCCTTGCGGAGTAGTAACGATTTTGATGAGTATTGGAATTTTCATGAAGCCTGCGAATACGAACGTAATCACCGGGCTCTTTATCAACATGGTGAGGTTCCGGCTACAAAGCTACCAAAACCTTCACCGAAACGACGGGGGCATCTAAAAGTGATCAAGTAA
- the cas6f gene encoding type I-F CRISPR-associated endoribonuclease Cas6/Csy4, which produces MDHYVDVLLLPDPELPRPILMNALFSKFHKALCDLRATDIGVSFPKQGPTLGNLMRIHGTLTTLTELQQLKWIGPMAGYCKIKDILPVPPQVKYCSIFRKQPTMSPAKLRRLIKRGSIAENKTKRYKSKMISKELTDPYLELTSSSSGHRHRRYIAFGPLRDKPVKGNFDQFGLSSTATVPWF; this is translated from the coding sequence ATGGACCATTATGTAGATGTTTTGCTTCTGCCGGACCCAGAGTTGCCGCGTCCCATACTCATGAACGCTCTTTTCAGCAAATTCCATAAAGCTTTGTGTGATTTGCGCGCCACTGATATCGGGGTCAGTTTTCCAAAACAAGGGCCAACCCTCGGAAATTTAATGAGAATCCATGGGACATTAACAACATTGACAGAATTGCAGCAACTTAAGTGGATTGGACCAATGGCAGGGTATTGTAAAATCAAGGATATTTTGCCTGTTCCACCACAAGTGAAATATTGTAGTATCTTCCGCAAACAGCCAACCATGAGTCCTGCAAAATTACGCCGACTTATCAAAAGAGGCTCCATCGCCGAAAATAAAACAAAAAGATATAAATCAAAAATGATTTCTAAAGAACTGACAGATCCATATCTTGAATTAACGAGCAGCTCTTCCGGACACAGACATAGACGTTATATAGCGTTTGGACCACTACGGGACAAACCGGTTAAAGGAAATTTTGACCAATTTGGCCTTTCCAGTACCGCAACAGTCCCCTGGTTTTAA
- the csy3 gene encoding type I-F CRISPR-associated protein Csy3 gives MAKTKNTASVLAFEKKMVPSDGYMYGTTWEKRDNCAPLKLKEKSVRGTISNRLKKAIQNDPAKLNKEVEKANLQTVDTCALEPDQDTLALRFTLKFLGGIHRPSACNNADFRQSYSKAAQTYVEKTGFTELSRRYAINIANARFLWRNRIGAESIEVEVNALNQGAEQQWKFNAGAYSLRDMETADNEIDSLAQRIAHALSSDDDFLLIDVICYAKVGKAQEVYPSEELVLDKGKGNKSKVLYAVNEIAAMHSQKLGNAIRTIDTWYPEFNDPTQGIGPIAIEPYGAVTNLGKAYRTPKAKQDFYTFFDSWANGDALNEITDEHYVMAVLVRGGVFGESDK, from the coding sequence ATGGCTAAAACCAAAAACACTGCATCTGTTCTGGCATTTGAAAAAAAAATGGTTCCGTCAGATGGGTATATGTACGGTACAACATGGGAAAAACGTGATAATTGTGCGCCGCTGAAACTTAAAGAAAAATCGGTTCGCGGCACTATTTCAAACCGTTTAAAAAAGGCCATCCAGAATGACCCTGCAAAACTGAATAAAGAAGTTGAAAAAGCCAATCTTCAGACAGTGGATACCTGCGCACTTGAACCGGACCAGGATACCTTGGCGCTCCGGTTCACATTAAAATTCTTAGGGGGCATCCACCGCCCGTCCGCATGTAACAATGCCGATTTTCGGCAAAGCTACAGCAAAGCCGCCCAAACCTATGTGGAAAAAACTGGATTTACCGAGTTATCACGTCGTTATGCCATAAATATTGCCAATGCCCGTTTCCTTTGGCGAAACCGAATCGGCGCAGAATCCATTGAAGTTGAGGTCAATGCATTGAATCAAGGCGCCGAACAACAATGGAAATTTAATGCCGGCGCTTATTCTCTTCGTGATATGGAGACTGCTGATAATGAAATTGACAGTCTTGCGCAACGCATCGCCCATGCCCTGTCCAGCGATGATGATTTTCTTCTAATTGATGTTATTTGTTATGCCAAGGTTGGCAAGGCCCAGGAAGTCTATCCAAGTGAAGAGTTGGTCCTGGATAAGGGAAAAGGAAATAAAAGCAAGGTTCTTTACGCTGTTAACGAGATTGCAGCAATGCATTCCCAGAAGTTGGGGAATGCGATACGAACCATTGATACCTGGTATCCTGAATTTAATGACCCAACCCAGGGAATTGGTCCGATAGCCATTGAACCCTATGGCGCCGTAACAAATTTGGGGAAAGCATACCGAACACCAAAGGCAAAACAGGATTTTTATACCTTCTTTGATTCCTGGGCAAATGGCGACGCTTTAAACGAAATAACGGATGAACATTATGTCATGGCCGTTCTGGTTCGTGGCGGTGTATTTGGTGAAAGCGATAAATAG
- the csy2 gene encoding type I-F CRISPR-associated protein Csy2: protein MTKQILLIPHIHVQNANALSSPFTIGFPAMTAWLGAVHALERHLNDALNRKPNETISFQAVGVVSHQFKLHTYKGPGDYEYSIIGTGNPLEPAPKKGKPEGNAERPSFIEEARCHLEVSLVIACEGIDKSLETEVINQVPQILHSRMKIAGGDILEFQQPDFNRDFNQIKNLLMPGYAIIERRDLMIEAMEQGQDALDALIDYLAVHHHCEQQEKNGEMEVTWSSQRKQTGPAEGQRGWIVPIATGFHGISELGSAQNQRDPESPHRFAEAVVTLGEFTMPYHLKNIEELLWHYHYDAENNLYLCRQDNHDTIEGF from the coding sequence ATGACCAAACAAATACTATTGATTCCTCATATCCATGTGCAAAATGCCAATGCCCTGTCAAGCCCATTTACCATCGGTTTCCCTGCCATGACGGCGTGGCTGGGCGCCGTTCATGCACTAGAAAGGCACTTGAATGACGCTTTGAATCGAAAGCCGAATGAAACCATTTCATTTCAGGCAGTGGGCGTGGTTTCACACCAATTTAAGTTACACACATATAAAGGTCCGGGGGACTATGAATATTCCATTATCGGAACAGGGAACCCCCTTGAACCGGCACCCAAAAAGGGCAAGCCGGAAGGCAATGCAGAACGTCCCTCTTTTATCGAAGAGGCGCGATGCCACTTGGAGGTCAGCCTTGTCATCGCCTGTGAGGGAATTGACAAATCACTTGAGACTGAGGTGATAAATCAGGTACCTCAAATACTCCACAGCCGGATGAAAATAGCGGGTGGCGATATTCTGGAATTCCAGCAGCCCGACTTTAACAGGGATTTTAATCAGATTAAAAATCTGCTGATGCCCGGATATGCCATCATTGAGCGGCGGGACCTGATGATCGAAGCCATGGAGCAGGGACAGGATGCACTGGATGCATTAATTGATTATCTGGCTGTCCACCATCATTGTGAACAACAAGAAAAAAACGGCGAGATGGAGGTTACCTGGAGCAGTCAACGCAAACAAACCGGTCCTGCTGAAGGACAGCGGGGATGGATCGTCCCCATTGCAACAGGTTTTCACGGCATCAGCGAACTTGGATCAGCCCAAAATCAAAGAGACCCTGAAAGCCCGCATCGTTTTGCAGAAGCGGTGGTGACACTGGGTGAGTTTACAATGCCCTATCACCTCAAAAATATAGAAGAATTGCTGTGGCATTATCACTATGATGCTGAAAACAACCTGTATCTTTGCCGGCAGGATAATCACGATACAATAGAAGGATTCTAA
- a CDS encoding type I-F CRISPR-associated protein Csy1 — protein MSQEKTELEKTIDKLIKRHKENETLPQKQDGKNKIIDRYAFLTNLLSTEQSGPFPSSEKNCEALMILSSSLYTKKGIYSYEKSFKYFCDIDHPIIKNVPKILKLSENEFNDLLFLIKAFNGNYLDYYNLFKNPKEDTDVSVFSVKNITKEIDSISTKSTYGTIVSHPAKMTYPGLKFPKIFYTQTHTDKDGYIKTGSSEPKFDLHIDAKYLKVYKFLSLPIENQPIFNFLQKKDEHKISSYLGVPRSNAKEWIKKFSKCLTSQNHNTSDRAKQVFFPVGGSYHQLSVLKPSGLVFSLKDKIDAMNGKSPKSFLGRKAYKENAFFEKGFSALLNLTVTKHGGDHPKNISALNNKYQTYYLLDSSPPHLDKRKINFPKKNFFANSIWYRDIREPLKKLHGIFKTGLNSEIPRRNLESGRDHRIEEILDIIIERSAVLRSVAEDQYREESSALPDHQKIWLCHGFAQVRKEQGEWLDTLCAELAKWIATAYAKMIKKPVMLGPVERDYLKTFITLNREALR, from the coding sequence ATGAGCCAAGAAAAAACGGAATTAGAAAAAACGATCGATAAACTAATAAAACGCCATAAAGAAAATGAGACCCTTCCTCAAAAACAGGATGGAAAAAACAAGATTATTGATAGATATGCCTTTCTGACCAATCTGCTATCTACTGAACAAAGCGGGCCATTCCCTTCATCAGAAAAAAACTGTGAAGCGTTGATGATCCTCTCATCCAGCTTATACACAAAAAAAGGGATATATTCTTATGAAAAATCCTTTAAATATTTTTGCGATATAGATCACCCAATAATTAAAAATGTGCCCAAAATTCTTAAATTATCTGAAAATGAATTTAACGACTTGCTCTTTTTAATTAAGGCCTTTAATGGAAATTATCTTGATTATTACAATTTATTTAAAAACCCTAAAGAGGACACAGATGTATCTGTTTTTTCGGTTAAGAATATAACTAAGGAAATTGATTCGATTTCAACAAAAAGCACATACGGAACAATTGTATCTCATCCAGCAAAAATGACTTATCCCGGTTTAAAATTCCCTAAAATTTTTTATACTCAAACACATACAGACAAAGACGGATATATAAAAACAGGAAGTTCGGAACCTAAATTTGACCTACATATCGATGCAAAGTATTTAAAAGTTTATAAATTTTTATCTTTGCCAATTGAAAACCAACCAATTTTTAATTTTCTCCAAAAAAAAGACGAACATAAAATTTCAAGCTATTTAGGCGTACCTCGTTCAAACGCCAAAGAGTGGATCAAAAAATTTTCAAAATGTTTAACATCCCAAAACCACAATACCTCCGATCGGGCTAAACAAGTTTTTTTTCCAGTCGGCGGTTCATATCATCAGTTGTCTGTCCTCAAGCCTTCCGGGTTAGTGTTTTCCCTAAAAGATAAAATAGATGCAATGAATGGTAAGTCACCAAAAAGCTTCTTAGGAAGAAAAGCATATAAAGAGAATGCGTTCTTTGAAAAAGGTTTTTCAGCGTTACTAAATCTCACAGTAACCAAGCATGGTGGGGATCACCCTAAAAATATAAGTGCACTCAACAATAAATACCAAACTTATTATTTACTTGACTCTTCCCCTCCTCATCTCGATAAACGGAAAATTAATTTCCCTAAAAAAAATTTTTTCGCTAATTCAATCTGGTATCGTGATATCCGGGAACCACTCAAAAAATTGCATGGCATATTTAAAACAGGGTTAAACAGCGAAATCCCCCGTCGAAATTTAGAAAGTGGAAGAGACCATCGCATTGAAGAAATACTGGATATCATCATAGAACGATCCGCTGTGCTGCGCTCTGTGGCTGAAGACCAATACAGGGAAGAAAGCAGTGCTTTACCGGATCACCAGAAAATTTGGCTTTGCCACGGTTTTGCACAGGTCCGAAAAGAACAAGGCGAATGGCTGGATACGTTATGTGCTGAACTTGCAAAATGGATTGCAACCGCTTATGCCAAAATGATTAAAAAGCCTGTCATGTTAGGCCCTGTGGAGCGCGATTATCTCAAAACATTCATCACCCTCAACCGGGAGGCCCTGAGATGA